A genomic region of Vicia villosa cultivar HV-30 ecotype Madison, WI unplaced genomic scaffold, Vvil1.0 ctg.003683F_1_1, whole genome shotgun sequence contains the following coding sequences:
- the LOC131641355 gene encoding uncharacterized protein LOC131641355, translated as MSCSSNPTNHLSFPFFQSNLQIPSKNYSHTMTIETLEISQESIEEKGATIELHIQGLYKLYVQPFKALPPFTMENDFIVSPKLSYNFKIPLLFLIEKPTFSPLYVAQRLAKLPISSDLAAYIEPHIVQNAVELGRKCESTEFKIVFDVKFVEIDLADYSECEEYGTCGLV; from the coding sequence ATGTCTTGTTCATCCAATCCCACAAACCATTTATCATTTCCCTTTTTTCAATCAAACCTTCAAATACCAAGTAAAAACTATAGCCACACCATGACCATAGAAACTCTAGAAATATCACAAGAAAGTATTGAAGAAAAAGGAGCAACAATAGAACTTCATATTCAAGGATTATATAAGCTCTATGTTCAACCCTTTAAAGCTCTTCCACCTTTCACaatggaaaatgatttcattGTGTCACCAAAGCTTAGTTACAACTTCAAGATTCCTCTTCTCTTTCTCATTGAAAAGCCAACATTTTCTCCCCTTTATGTGGCTCAAAGATTGGCAAAATTACCTATAAGTTCTGATTTGGCTGCGTATATAGAACCACATATTGTTCAAAATGCTGTTGAATTGGGGAGAAAGTGTGAAAGCACGGAGTTTAAGATTGTTTTTGATGTTAAGtttgttgagattgatttggCAGATTATAGTGAGTGTGAAGAGTATGGAACATGTGGTCTTGTTTAG